A part of Eubacterium sp. AB3007 genomic DNA contains:
- a CDS encoding immunoglobulin-like domain-containing protein: MKRKTWNKLATLLLSVLMVVTFMPSMAFAAGGQGGADGGEAVKISSAEEFAAMEADGNYVLDSDITVEAPYANAFSGTFDGNGHTVMLNIEGTTANVGLFKDLAAGATVKSVTTAGKVSGTKNYVGAIAGKATGDDVVIETCINQADIDGKAGNVAGLVGWAMNGVSIRECINHGKVTGGGNRVGGILAYVSGNNTKVSIEGCVNMGEITGTNNQIGGIVGNVSGGKTDVHNSYNNAPITGTGQYSNLVGGIIGQTTKSGPTDNLKNCYNVGTCSVASSNKPGSLLGNKSNNGTITNCYVLDTAAEQAVVGATPEGVVSKIADEMKSAEFVSLLGEAFVKDSDNINGGYPILAWQNKTPVQEVPVISVDISGEPKTGATLIATANGEGGEEPTSVKYQWMENGEDISGAIGAKFVVPDEKASLGKKYSVTVYGADDSYATSDEIEIAELSDALKVSLDKDALTVENIQMITETGAITLATKGENGAEISWKSGDETFIGNDGTVKQLPESGKKEVKLTATIAAGEVSETKDFTCTIYSQEAQSDEKMLEDAAKRYDLGVLAPVYGRDTNIAEYLKKDIASKGYEGIDVSMKSAERHSYPANGDAAIAENGDITYFYDDPMTLSAMGKGSYAQYDVSFILSKGSSTRELSKVVNIYWDADKLAETLQKEILDKITWDMIKGENGEQNDVTKELTLTRYLGGQSGGNLLAEIKWNSSDPAVIAIKNGSDVIYGDYVASVAPDIIDHQVTLTATVDYKKTNSGTAAETKAIDALKTTFQIKVPAINVEEALAEMNESLEPLTAAKLKDSITNKKLDTDAVVNDIQMPTPKNTGVKDYNKYRFVYSSGDEDLIKVDGYRGNVYRPLPGEAAKSTTLKVRMVSKDNPNLFVEKDLATVNVLPLEQEELDQANALMTKAVEAYWDGIKGENTDKDEITKDLHDFQEVNLDEDGNAVFAYESKNTTGTGVSADTYVEDPDGSNDEAYTRFHSSNTSVIQSGFPRLLTTPERDTDVTIESYLTHKIFGKYYKKYKDDPEKSALFAKLYRQKASVDLTVKGSKSNAEILSEVINDASKMIEDMVEGEGEGEYPAGTKEKLQQAITDAKAVLDNSEATDKAKKQAAAELEKAVNEAKLAQNPISEEIQVSVSNFEKANKFDFVPQEIVVWSNAAEKYGETRDIDAGNAGKVTFADVVYTIHEMKYGGAFTKEDVKDYIEISNSGYFGKLFKVSTLNISYLINEDLTMTGGAFATALDDGDQVALYKYLDETNYSDLYTHFTETKKTVKEGEAFWLQIEGIGWSHPLGAVKKYDGEEVLASQYDKDGNLTAIKGSNMSKDGKVKLVFKKAGTYDVTASGMVNGAYTDYTDWQNPKQVEDVPVPIVLPHCKVTVLPADKKPAKSSVPAVKKISTITVNVKTVNKKVVANAVKKAKGDSASIKTIVLGKKVKKIKKGTFSQYKNLTTLTVKTKKLKKKRIKGALKGSAIKTVKVQIGKKKVNKKYVKKYKKIFTKKKAGKKVMVTM; this comes from the coding sequence ATGAAACGAAAAACATGGAACAAGTTGGCCACACTGCTTCTTTCCGTGCTGATGGTCGTGACGTTCATGCCGTCGATGGCGTTTGCCGCAGGGGGGCAGGGCGGAGCCGATGGTGGCGAGGCAGTCAAGATCAGTAGTGCGGAGGAGTTTGCGGCGATGGAGGCAGACGGTAATTATGTGCTGGACAGTGATATTACCGTAGAAGCCCCGTACGCCAATGCTTTCAGTGGAACGTTTGACGGAAACGGACACACGGTGATGCTGAATATTGAAGGAACGACAGCGAATGTCGGATTATTCAAGGACCTTGCCGCCGGTGCTACGGTCAAGTCAGTCACGACAGCAGGGAAGGTGTCTGGGACGAAAAACTATGTCGGCGCAATCGCAGGCAAGGCTACAGGAGATGATGTGGTCATCGAAACGTGCATCAATCAGGCGGACATCGACGGAAAAGCCGGAAACGTAGCAGGATTGGTTGGTTGGGCAATGAATGGTGTATCCATCAGAGAGTGCATCAACCACGGCAAAGTGACCGGAGGCGGTAACCGCGTCGGAGGCATCCTCGCATATGTCAGCGGAAACAATACCAAGGTGTCCATCGAAGGTTGTGTCAACATGGGAGAGATAACCGGAACAAACAACCAGATCGGGGGCATTGTGGGTAATGTTTCCGGTGGGAAGACAGATGTACATAATTCATATAACAACGCACCCATCACAGGCACAGGCCAGTATTCCAACCTGGTAGGTGGGATCATTGGGCAGACCACAAAATCGGGGCCGACTGACAATTTGAAGAACTGTTATAATGTCGGAACATGCTCGGTCGCTTCATCGAATAAGCCGGGATCGTTGCTTGGTAACAAATCCAACAATGGCACGATCACCAACTGCTATGTTCTTGACACCGCTGCAGAGCAGGCAGTAGTAGGGGCAACGCCGGAAGGTGTCGTAAGCAAAATCGCCGATGAGATGAAAAGCGCGGAGTTTGTATCTCTTCTGGGAGAAGCCTTTGTGAAGGATAGCGACAACATCAACGGCGGTTATCCGATCCTTGCCTGGCAGAATAAGACACCTGTGCAGGAAGTTCCTGTCATCTCCGTGGACATCAGTGGTGAACCCAAGACCGGTGCGACACTGATCGCAACTGCAAACGGTGAAGGCGGCGAGGAACCCACAAGCGTGAAGTACCAGTGGATGGAGAACGGCGAGGATATCAGCGGTGCCATCGGGGCGAAGTTCGTGGTGCCGGATGAGAAGGCCAGCCTTGGAAAGAAGTACTCCGTGACAGTATACGGCGCAGATGATTCCTATGCGACCTCCGACGAGATTGAGATCGCTGAACTTTCCGATGCGCTGAAGGTGAGTCTGGACAAAGATGCCCTGACCGTCGAGAATATCCAAATGATCACAGAGACAGGCGCGATCACACTGGCCACAAAGGGTGAAAACGGCGCTGAGATCTCTTGGAAATCAGGGGACGAGACCTTCATCGGAAATGATGGAACGGTCAAACAGCTTCCCGAAAGCGGCAAGAAAGAAGTGAAGCTGACCGCGACGATCGCAGCAGGGGAAGTTTCCGAGACAAAGGATTTCACATGCACGATCTACTCGCAGGAAGCTCAGAGCGATGAGAAAATGCTCGAGGACGCCGCAAAGAGGTACGATCTGGGCGTGCTCGCTCCTGTTTACGGAAGAGACACCAATATCGCAGAGTACCTGAAAAAGGACATTGCGTCAAAGGGCTATGAGGGAATCGATGTATCCATGAAATCTGCCGAAAGACACAGTTATCCGGCAAACGGAGATGCGGCGATCGCAGAGAATGGGGATATCACTTACTTCTACGATGATCCCATGACTTTGTCCGCTATGGGAAAGGGAAGTTACGCGCAGTATGACGTTTCGTTCATCCTCTCGAAAGGGTCCAGCACCAGGGAACTCTCCAAGGTGGTCAATATCTATTGGGATGCGGACAAGCTGGCCGAAACCCTGCAGAAGGAGATTCTGGACAAAATCACCTGGGACATGATCAAGGGGGAGAACGGCGAGCAGAACGACGTCACCAAGGAACTGACGCTGACCAGATATCTGGGCGGTCAGAGCGGTGGTAACCTGCTGGCAGAAATCAAATGGAATTCCAGCGATCCTGCCGTAATCGCGATCAAGAACGGTTCCGATGTTATCTACGGAGACTACGTGGCATCCGTCGCACCGGATATCATCGATCATCAGGTTACGCTTACGGCGACCGTCGATTACAAGAAGACAAACAGCGGTACTGCTGCAGAGACAAAGGCAATCGATGCGCTGAAGACGACGTTCCAAATCAAGGTGCCTGCGATCAACGTTGAGGAAGCCCTGGCGGAAATGAACGAGAGCTTGGAGCCGTTGACAGCAGCCAAGCTGAAGGACAGCATTACGAACAAGAAGCTGGATACCGATGCTGTTGTCAACGACATCCAGATGCCGACGCCGAAGAATACCGGCGTGAAAGACTATAACAAGTATAGATTTGTCTACTCTTCTGGGGATGAGGACCTGATCAAGGTGGACGGATATCGGGGTAACGTTTACCGCCCGCTTCCTGGTGAAGCGGCGAAGTCCACCACCCTGAAGGTCAGAATGGTCTCCAAGGACAATCCGAACCTGTTCGTGGAGAAAGATCTCGCAACGGTGAACGTCCTTCCGCTGGAGCAGGAGGAACTGGATCAGGCCAATGCGCTAATGACCAAAGCCGTGGAAGCCTACTGGGATGGTATCAAGGGTGAGAACACGGACAAAGACGAGATCACCAAGGATCTGCATGACTTCCAGGAGGTGAATCTGGACGAAGACGGTAATGCGGTCTTTGCCTACGAATCCAAGAATACGACTGGTACCGGCGTATCTGCCGACACCTATGTGGAAGATCCGGATGGAAGCAACGACGAAGCGTATACCAGGTTCCATTCCAGCAATACCTCTGTGATCCAGAGCGGATTCCCGAGATTGCTAACGACGCCAGAGCGTGATACGGATGTCACGATAGAGAGTTATCTGACCCACAAGATCTTCGGAAAATATTACAAGAAATATAAAGATGATCCGGAAAAGAGTGCTTTGTTCGCTAAACTCTATCGCCAGAAGGCATCTGTCGATCTGACCGTGAAGGGCTCCAAGTCCAATGCTGAGATCCTTAGCGAGGTGATCAATGACGCAAGCAAAATGATCGAAGACATGGTTGAAGGAGAAGGCGAGGGAGAGTATCCGGCCGGAACAAAGGAAAAGCTGCAGCAGGCGATCACGGATGCGAAGGCAGTACTTGATAACAGTGAGGCTACTGACAAGGCAAAGAAACAGGCCGCCGCAGAACTGGAGAAGGCTGTCAATGAAGCAAAGCTGGCGCAGAACCCCATCAGCGAGGAGATTCAGGTCAGTGTAAGTAATTTTGAGAAAGCGAACAAGTTCGACTTTGTGCCGCAGGAAATCGTAGTCTGGAGTAACGCCGCGGAGAAATACGGCGAGACCAGAGATATCGATGCCGGAAATGCAGGGAAGGTCACCTTTGCGGATGTGGTCTACACTATCCACGAGATGAAATACGGCGGTGCCTTCACGAAAGAAGATGTCAAGGACTATATCGAGATCAGCAATTCCGGATACTTCGGTAAGCTGTTCAAGGTTTCTACACTTAACATCTCCTACCTGATCAATGAGGATCTGACCATGACCGGCGGTGCTTTTGCGACTGCATTGGATGATGGTGATCAGGTGGCTCTGTACAAATACCTCGACGAGACGAACTACTCGGATCTCTACACGCACTTCACTGAGACAAAGAAGACCGTGAAAGAGGGAGAGGCGTTCTGGCTTCAGATCGAAGGGATCGGTTGGTCGCACCCGCTCGGTGCTGTCAAGAAGTACGATGGGGAAGAAGTCCTGGCCTCTCAGTATGACAAGGACGGGAATCTGACTGCTATCAAAGGCTCCAATATGAGCAAGGACGGCAAGGTGAAACTGGTGTTCAAGAAAGCGGGCACCTATGATGTGACAGCCTCCGGCATGGTGAATGGAGCGTACACGGATTACACCGACTGGCAGAATCCGAAGCAAGTTGAGGATGTTCCTGTTCCGATCGTGCTCCCACACTGCAAGGTTACCGTGCTCCCGGCAGATAAGAAACCAGCGAAATCGTCTGTTCCAGCTGTCAAGAAGATCAGCACCATCACGGTCAATGTCAAGACCGTAAACAAGAAGGTCGTTGCCAACGCCGTGAAGAAGGCGAAGGGAGATAGTGCTTCTATTAAGACAATCGTCCTCGGTAAGAAGGTTAAGAAGATCAAGAAGGGCACATTCAGCCAGTACAAGAATCTGACGACTCTTACAGTCAAAACCAAGAAACTGAAGAAGAAGAGGATCAAGGGTGCCCTGAAAGGGTCTGCTATCAAGACCGTCAAGGTTCAGATCGGCAAGAAGAAGGTCAACAAGAAGTATGTAAAGAAATATAAGAAGATCTTCACCAAGAAGAAAGCCGGAAAGAAAGTGATGGTCACGATGTGA
- a CDS encoding DUF4430 domain-containing protein, with the protein MDQELLKKARRRRMRRWGILAVIICLVAASLLGLKLAGGKMALPIGEKSATVEISCDQLAKDPSVLKKKDLLSYIPKDGVILAKTPYKFEKGATVYDALADLCKAKHIHMESKFDSTYQSYYVKGIGHLYEFDAGKRSGWMFQVNGEVPEYGAGKVELHQGDHVRWYYVVDYTKKN; encoded by the coding sequence GTGGATCAGGAATTATTGAAGAAAGCCAGGCGCCGGCGGATGCGCCGTTGGGGGATCCTGGCGGTGATCATTTGCCTGGTTGCCGCAAGCCTTCTGGGGCTGAAGCTGGCCGGTGGAAAGATGGCACTTCCCATAGGAGAGAAGAGCGCCACGGTGGAGATCTCCTGCGACCAGCTGGCCAAGGATCCATCTGTACTGAAGAAGAAGGATCTTCTTTCTTACATCCCCAAGGATGGTGTGATCTTGGCCAAGACCCCGTATAAGTTCGAGAAAGGGGCCACCGTGTACGATGCGCTTGCCGATCTTTGCAAGGCGAAGCACATTCACATGGAGAGCAAGTTTGACTCGACCTACCAGAGCTACTACGTGAAGGGCATCGGCCATCTGTACGAGTTCGATGCGGGGAAACGCAGTGGCTGGATGTTCCAGGTAAACGGCGAGGTGCCCGAGTACGGCGCCGGTAAGGTCGAACTACATCAGGGGGACCATGTGCGCTGGTACTACGTGGTCGATTACACAAAGAAGAATTAG
- a CDS encoding energy-coupling factor transporter transmembrane component T, with protein MFRDGIGESSSFASFHPWVNLVYYILAIGITMFSMSPWFLAATFCLAWIYSVLLRGTGIIRMNLVFTFWSLVLMAVINVFFTHDGVTVFFYINDNAITLEALLYGLAAAVMLVSVIIWFTSFNVIMSADKLIYIFGKAAPVLGLTLSMIFRYVPLLKARFAEIRMGQACLGESDQKGFLNKMRVFAKEASILVSWSLESSIESADSMEARGYGLRGRTSFHLYRMTGRDWILLLLMLALGGIVLAGAVAGKTTITYYPAVHMPAMDGMGAVTLGAYTLLLALPILIDFGGMLRWKRSDLAM; from the coding sequence ATGTTCAGAGACGGGATCGGGGAGAGTTCCTCCTTCGCATCGTTTCACCCATGGGTCAATCTGGTATATTACATCCTGGCCATCGGGATCACCATGTTTTCCATGTCACCCTGGTTCCTGGCGGCGACTTTTTGTCTCGCCTGGATATATTCGGTGCTGCTGCGAGGCACGGGGATCATTCGCATGAACCTGGTGTTCACCTTTTGGAGCCTGGTGCTGATGGCGGTGATCAATGTATTCTTTACCCACGATGGCGTTACGGTGTTTTTCTATATCAATGACAATGCCATCACCCTGGAGGCGCTTCTGTACGGACTGGCAGCCGCGGTCATGCTTGTTTCTGTGATTATCTGGTTTACCAGCTTCAACGTGATCATGAGCGCAGACAAACTGATCTACATTTTTGGGAAAGCGGCGCCAGTGCTGGGGCTCACCCTCTCTATGATCTTTCGCTATGTACCTCTTTTGAAGGCACGTTTCGCAGAGATCCGCATGGGGCAGGCTTGCCTGGGAGAGAGCGATCAGAAAGGTTTCCTGAATAAGATGCGTGTCTTTGCCAAGGAGGCATCTATCCTGGTGTCCTGGTCGCTGGAGTCCTCGATCGAAAGCGCGGATTCCATGGAAGCCCGCGGGTACGGGCTGAGGGGCAGAACGAGTTTTCATTTGTACCGAATGACTGGACGAGACTGGATCCTTCTCCTGTTGATGCTGGCGCTGGGTGGCATTGTTCTGGCGGGAGCCGTAGCAGGCAAGACCACCATCACCTACTATCCGGCTGTTCACATGCCTGCCATGGATGGCATGGGGGCGGTCACGCTGGGGGCCTATACCCTCCTGCTGGCACTGCCCATTCTCATAGACTTCGGAGGTATGCTGCGATGGAAACGATCCGATTTAGCGATGTGA
- a CDS encoding ABC transporter ATP-binding protein: METIRFSDVTFTYPLAEKPALDGISLEIPEAAFVVVCGRSGCGKSTLLRHMKKNLTPYGRRTGEVTYEGDPVMELDDRRSAAEIGFVQQNPDNQLVTDKVWHELAFGLESMGLDNQTIRRRVAEMASYFDIQTWFRRDVSQLSGGQKQLLNLASIMAMQPRLLVLDEPTSQLDPIAASEFLRTIYKINRDIGTTVVMSEHRLEEAFPMADQVVVMDHGQIIACDAPRRIGRFMAGDTEEERHPMFYGLPAITKIFHGAGGQGESPLTIREGRLWLQDLMAHKAKAAMPEKKPLAAGKADQNRHRTVCPDSAISLKEVWFRYDRHAPDVLRGLTLEVPKSRLFCLLGGNGVGKSTTLKAICRMIKPQRGKIRVEGKLAMLPQNPQALFTEVCVEDELMEALYRDPRSDEAKVDAVMEMLRAMEIEHLRKAHPYDLSGGEQQRLALGKVLLLDPEVILLDEPTKGLDPFFKRTLAKVFRKLTEEGKTLFMVSHDIEFCAEYGDDCALFFDGEVVSAGEARAFFRGNSFYTTTANRMAREYFPQAITWEEVAACVHAQI; this comes from the coding sequence ATGGAAACGATCCGATTTAGCGATGTGACATTCACCTACCCGCTTGCGGAAAAACCGGCGCTGGACGGGATCTCTCTGGAGATCCCGGAGGCGGCGTTTGTTGTTGTGTGCGGAAGATCTGGCTGTGGAAAGTCCACCCTGCTGCGTCACATGAAGAAAAACCTGACGCCATACGGCCGCCGGACCGGAGAGGTCACCTATGAGGGTGATCCGGTGATGGAACTGGACGATCGTCGCAGTGCGGCGGAGATCGGTTTTGTGCAGCAGAACCCGGACAACCAGCTGGTGACAGACAAAGTCTGGCATGAGCTCGCCTTCGGCTTGGAAAGCATGGGGCTGGATAACCAGACCATCCGCCGCCGAGTGGCGGAGATGGCCAGTTATTTCGATATCCAGACCTGGTTTCGGAGGGACGTGAGCCAGCTCTCCGGCGGCCAGAAGCAGTTGCTGAACCTGGCCTCCATCATGGCCATGCAGCCACGCCTGCTGGTGCTGGATGAACCGACCTCCCAGCTGGATCCCATCGCGGCATCTGAGTTTCTGCGGACCATCTACAAGATCAACCGGGATATCGGAACCACAGTGGTGATGTCCGAGCACCGGTTGGAGGAAGCCTTCCCCATGGCGGATCAGGTGGTGGTGATGGATCACGGGCAGATCATCGCCTGCGATGCGCCCAGGAGGATCGGCCGTTTCATGGCCGGTGATACCGAGGAGGAGCGGCATCCCATGTTCTACGGGCTGCCAGCGATCACAAAGATTTTTCACGGCGCGGGAGGCCAGGGGGAGAGTCCTCTGACGATCCGGGAGGGACGGCTCTGGCTACAGGATCTCATGGCGCACAAAGCAAAGGCAGCCATGCCCGAAAAGAAACCGCTTGCCGCAGGCAAAGCCGACCAGAATAGGCATCGCACGGTATGCCCCGATTCCGCTATTTCTCTGAAGGAGGTCTGGTTCCGGTACGACCGTCACGCTCCGGATGTGCTCCGCGGCCTGACACTGGAGGTACCAAAGAGTAGGCTATTCTGTCTTCTAGGAGGCAACGGGGTAGGCAAGTCTACCACACTGAAAGCCATCTGCAGGATGATCAAACCCCAGCGGGGCAAGATCCGGGTAGAGGGCAAGCTGGCCATGCTCCCCCAGAATCCGCAGGCCCTATTCACTGAGGTGTGTGTGGAAGATGAGCTGATGGAGGCTTTGTACCGGGATCCGAGAAGCGATGAGGCGAAGGTGGACGCGGTGATGGAGATGCTCCGGGCGATGGAGATCGAGCACCTTCGAAAGGCGCACCCCTACGACCTGTCCGGAGGCGAGCAGCAAAGGCTGGCGCTGGGAAAGGTGCTTCTGCTGGATCCAGAGGTGATCCTGCTTGACGAGCCCACCAAGGGGCTGGATCCCTTCTTCAAACGTACGTTGGCGAAGGTATTCCGAAAACTGACGGAGGAAGGGAAGACTCTGTTCATGGTCTCCCATGACATAGAATTCTGCGCGGAGTATGGGGACGACTGCGCCCTGTTCTTCGATGGCGAGGTGGTATCAGCGGGCGAAGCCCGGGCGTTCTTCCGTGGGAACAGCTTCTATACCACCACCGCCAATAGAATGGCCCGGGAGTACTTTCCACAGGCCATCACCTGGGAGGAGGTGGCAGCATGCGTGCACGCACAGATTTGA
- a CDS encoding ECF transporter S component encodes MRARTDLSDMTQYAAAAQKRTHVAALLILGLMPLTILAVTFLLGSNLYMVGSLLIIVYTMVPFFMVFERRRPKAREIVLIAMMSALTVVIHLFFHLTIPLQAGTAMVIISGISLGPEAGFLVGALARFVCNFYMGQGPWTPWQMFCWGMLGFLAGLAFNKIDYAQVRNRTFRESIASRSFQVVMGPVLCVLFAAALAYISYLIVPGEDQTFFGWRLYVFGALGLLAGVLLQRRRLPVDGVTMALFTFFTVFILYGGIMNVCAMVTSSVMPGGRPISLNTLRLLYISGVPYDASHALTAAVFIFLFGDLFIRKLERIKIKYGIYR; translated from the coding sequence ATGCGTGCACGCACAGATTTGAGCGACATGACCCAATACGCAGCCGCCGCCCAAAAGCGTACCCATGTAGCCGCGCTGCTGATCCTGGGACTGATGCCGCTGACCATTCTGGCGGTGACGTTCCTGCTGGGCAGCAACCTGTACATGGTGGGAAGCCTGCTGATCATCGTGTACACCATGGTGCCGTTTTTCATGGTGTTCGAGCGACGGCGGCCAAAGGCCAGAGAGATCGTGCTGATCGCCATGATGTCTGCCCTGACGGTGGTGATCCACCTGTTCTTCCACCTGACCATTCCGTTGCAGGCGGGGACGGCCATGGTGATCATCTCCGGCATTTCCCTGGGGCCGGAAGCAGGTTTTCTGGTGGGGGCGCTGGCTCGTTTTGTTTGTAATTTCTATATGGGTCAGGGCCCGTGGACGCCCTGGCAAATGTTCTGTTGGGGGATGCTGGGATTTCTGGCGGGACTGGCCTTCAACAAGATCGACTATGCCCAGGTACGGAATCGGACCTTTCGGGAAAGCATCGCCTCTCGGAGTTTTCAGGTGGTCATGGGACCGGTGCTCTGCGTGCTGTTCGCAGCGGCTCTGGCCTACATCAGTTATCTCATCGTACCTGGCGAAGACCAGACCTTCTTTGGTTGGCGTCTGTATGTGTTCGGCGCTCTTGGACTTCTGGCAGGGGTCCTTCTGCAGCGCAGACGCCTCCCTGTAGACGGCGTGACCATGGCACTCTTCACTTTCTTTACGGTGTTCATTCTTTACGGCGGAATCATGAACGTGTGCGCCATGGTGACCTCCTCCGTCATGCCTGGTGGTAGACCCATCAGTCTGAACACTCTGCGCCTTCTATACATCAGTGGCGTACCCTATGATGCTTCTCATGCCCTCACCGCCGCCGTCTTCATTTTCCTGTTCGGAGATCTGTTCATCCGGAAACTGGAACGCATCAAGATCAAGTACGGGATCTACCGTTGA
- a CDS encoding ATP-dependent helicase, which produces MNLDHLNDKQREAAMHIDGPLLILAGAGSGKTSTMTHRIAYLVEQGVAPWNILAVTFTNKAAGEMKSRVEDLVGDTRGMWIMTFHAMCLRILRQNPEIVGYEKNFVIYDTTDQKTLVKNILKEKGISEKEYSPQYLLAAISHSKEKGLGPAEVKAQSSEGYRTNVICGVYEAYQKALRQNNAMDFDDILLNCLRLFQKDEGVLLQYQERFRYIMVDEYQDTNHIQYELVAMLAAGHHNLCVVGDDDQCIYQWRGADIRNILDFEEDFPETKVIKLEQNYRSVGNILAAAHSVICNNRGRKNKKLWTTRDAGSKIIYQRLEHDGAEAGYIAREIESLHRKGRPLTDFAILYRTNAQSRIFETVLSRYAVPYRVLSGMRYYDRKEVKDAMAYLRLVVNPKDDLSLRRIINEPKRGMGPKTVDKIAAFAQVRGESLLEALCAEEVQETLPGKAYDKVCDLVMTLATCRRERENLTVLEIYETLLDKSGYLEALEQARTIEAEGRIENLMEFRTVITDYEKSAENPTIEEFMENLTLAAEVDNYDENQDTVTLMTMHSAKGMEFPVVFMPGMEDGLFPGNKAFDSSDAMEEERRLCYVGMTRAKELLYLTSAEQRTRYGRTEYTRESQFLRELDKNLVKGSDVYQQRASHGGPGVSTGSYDGFKEKPYKPFDSLKYARMSTKQTAAGGDTDLAPGDRVRHNKFGTGMVVENNGKIIQIMFDEVGLKKMAVGVAPLKKL; this is translated from the coding sequence ATGAACCTAGACCATCTGAACGATAAGCAGCGGGAAGCTGCCATGCACATAGACGGGCCGCTGTTGATCCTGGCCGGAGCAGGCTCCGGCAAGACCAGCACCATGACCCACCGGATCGCCTATCTGGTAGAGCAGGGGGTGGCCCCCTGGAACATCCTGGCGGTGACCTTCACCAACAAGGCGGCGGGGGAAATGAAGAGCCGGGTGGAGGACCTGGTGGGTGACACCCGGGGTATGTGGATCATGACCTTCCACGCCATGTGCCTCCGGATCCTCCGGCAGAACCCGGAGATCGTGGGCTATGAGAAGAACTTTGTGATCTACGATACCACCGACCAGAAGACCCTGGTGAAGAACATACTGAAGGAGAAGGGCATCAGCGAGAAGGAGTACTCCCCCCAGTACCTGCTGGCGGCCATCAGCCACAGCAAGGAGAAGGGGCTTGGGCCTGCAGAGGTGAAGGCCCAGTCTTCAGAGGGTTACAGGACCAATGTGATCTGCGGCGTCTACGAGGCATACCAGAAGGCCCTGCGCCAGAACAACGCCATGGATTTCGATGACATCCTGCTGAACTGCCTGCGGCTTTTCCAGAAGGATGAGGGGGTTCTGCTCCAGTATCAGGAGCGGTTCCGTTACATCATGGTGGACGAGTATCAGGACACCAACCACATTCAGTACGAACTGGTGGCCATGCTGGCAGCGGGCCATCACAATCTCTGCGTGGTGGGGGATGACGACCAGTGCATCTACCAGTGGCGAGGCGCTGATATCCGGAACATTCTGGATTTTGAGGAGGATTTTCCGGAGACCAAAGTCATCAAGCTGGAACAGAACTACCGCTCTGTGGGAAACATCCTTGCGGCGGCCCACTCCGTCATTTGCAACAACCGGGGCCGGAAGAACAAGAAACTCTGGACCACCCGGGACGCCGGCAGCAAGATCATCTATCAGCGGCTAGAACACGACGGGGCAGAAGCCGGGTACATCGCCCGGGAGATCGAATCACTGCACCGAAAGGGGCGACCCCTGACCGATTTCGCCATCCTGTACCGGACCAATGCGCAGTCCCGCATTTTCGAGACAGTGCTGTCCCGGTATGCTGTCCCCTACCGTGTCCTTTCCGGTATGCGCTACTACGACCGGAAGGAAGTCAAGGATGCCATGGCCTATCTTCGCCTGGTGGTGAACCCGAAGGACGATTTGTCTCTGCGCCGGATCATCAACGAACCCAAGCGGGGTATGGGGCCCAAGACCGTGGACAAGATCGCTGCCTTTGCCCAGGTACGGGGCGAAAGCCTGCTTGAGGCTTTGTGCGCGGAGGAGGTGCAGGAGACCCTGCCTGGCAAAGCCTACGACAAGGTGTGCGACCTGGTGATGACGCTGGCCACCTGCCGCCGGGAGCGTGAGAACCTGACGGTGCTGGAGATCTACGAGACACTGCTGGACAAGTCCGGTTACCTGGAAGCTCTGGAGCAGGCGCGCACCATCGAGGCGGAAGGCCGCATCGAGAACCTGATGGAATTCAGGACCGTTATCACCGACTACGAGAAGAGTGCGGAGAATCCCACCATCGAGGAGTTCATGGAGAATCTGACGTTAGCCGCGGAGGTGGACAACTACGACGAGAACCAGGATACGGTGACCCTGATGACCATGCACAGCGCCAAGGGAATGGAGTTCCCGGTGGTGTTCATGCCCGGCATGGAGGACGGCCTCTTCCCGGGGAACAAAGCCTTTGACAGCAGCGATGCCATGGAGGAGGAGCGCCGCCTTTGCTACGTAGGGATGACCAGAGCCAAGGAACTGCTCTATCTCACCAGCGCCGAGCAGCGGACTCGCTATGGTCGTACAGAGTACACCAGGGAATCTCAGTTCCTGCGGGAGCTGGACAAGAACCTGGTGAAGGGTTCTGACGTTTATCAGCAGCGGGCAAGCCACGGCGGGCCGGGGGTGAGTACCGGCAGCTACGACGGGTTCAAGGAGAAGCCTTACAAACCCTTCGATTCCCTGAAGTACGCCCGCATGTCCACCAAACAGACTGCCGCCGGAGGGGACACGGATCTGGCTCCGGGAGACCGGGTGAGGCACAACAAGTTTGGTACCGGCATGGTGGTGGAAAACAACGGTAAGATCATCCAGATCATGTTCGACGAGGTAGGCCTGAAGAAAATGGCCGTGGGCGTTGCCCCGCTGAAGAAACTGTAG